From the Aerosakkonema funiforme FACHB-1375 genome, the window CCACTCCCCCGCTCCCCTACTCCCCCACTTCTCGGTTAAAGCGGAGCAGTTCCAGGCTACGATCGCCATACACCCCCTCTATCTGTTGAAGGCAACATTCGATCGCAAAATCGTTTAACTCTTCCGCTTCGATGCCGTACATATCCTGAAAAACGTCTGCCTGTACCCGACAAAAGCGCGGACGCTTAGCATAGATGCGACATTCGCGGTTAATCGGGTCAAAATTAATACACCATCCCCCTTCTCCCACCATACTCAGATATAGCTCCAATTCTTCTGGAGATAAATACTCGTCCAAGTCGGGACGGTCTGCCGGATCTAGATGACAGCACGCTCCACACTGCTTTACACAAAGCCAAGTTGCCATTGTTCAACACCTGCTCTCAAGTCTCTGCCAGTCTTGAGCTTAGCGATTTTTCTGCCGCCCCGCTGACTTCACTTTTGTTTATCTTTTTTTATAGTTTTGTGAATTTAATTAAAAAAGAGGTGCGATCGCCAGGTAATATAGATGGCGGATTTTCCAGTACAGTCATTCACTTGTTGGGTAAGTTTGGGAGGAAAAATGGATTTTCTATCTGGGATTCTTAGCCCTATCACCAGCCTCAACTGGGAAGTGATTGCCCAACTGGTTCTGCTGGCACTGATCGTGCTTGCCGGACCTGCGGTAATTGTGGTACTGGCTACTCGCGGCGGCGACCTGTAGAAAACGAAGCGAGTCCAAGGGCGGCGAAAAAGGAGAAGGGGGATAATTTCCCCCTCAAATTTTTCCTTTGGCGATTTCCAAAGCTGTATAAGCTGCATCAACTAAGTGAGAATAAAAAGGTTGGGAAATATCGACCTCTTTGGCTTCTTCCCGGCTATTTCCAAGCAAGCCTGTAGTTTGTCCGATTTCGATCGCCAAAACTTTTCCTTCTGCATTGCGAATTCTTAATTCGTGGGAAGCATCTTTGGCAAAGAAGCCGCAGGTGTAACGTCGCTCTTTGTAGTAAAATTCTGCTTTGAGAGGAAGAGTAAGCGATCGATCGATCGGCACTACGGAAGGTCGCACTCCCACTAATTCCAGTTCAACAGTTTTGTTACCGTTAAAGTTATTTTCCCGCAGTCGGTAGGCGATATCCACTGGGGACGGTAAGGGCAAGTAATCCCCCCATCGCCAAGCGATCGCTTTAATTGTCAAAGACGAACTTTCTTGCGCGAGCGTTAGTTTAACGTGACCTTTGCCGACGATTTGTTGTTCGACAACTCGCACGTTGGGTGAAAAGAAAATAGGTGCGGAGTTTTCGATGCCGCAGGGATGCAGCGCGTCAATTTGCTGGTATAATTCGTAATCTATTCGAGCCAGATCGGTTTTGACATCGATCTTCAGCAGCGGTTTGAGGTGTTCTGGTTGCAGACATTTGTGAGCAAAGATACTGAGACGCGATCGCAATTGGGCTAAATTTTTTGCTGGCAGAGAAAATCCCCCCGCTGCCTTGTGTCCGCCAAACTTTCCTAACAAATCCTCACAGAACAACAAAGCTTCAAATACGTGAAATTCCGGGATTCCCCGCGCCGAACCGCGAATGTGTTCATCTTCTTCGTAAGTACCGATAAACACTGGCACGCCGTAGCGTTCCACCAAGCGAGAAGCTACAATACCGATAACGCCGTGATGCCAGTTAGGTTGAACAACAACTAAAACCCGCTCTTGCTGCAAATCAATTTGACTTTGTTCGCACCAAGCAATTGCTTCCTGTTCGATTTGTTCGCACAATTCTTGACGATGCTTGTTAATTTGTTCGCATTGCATCGCTCTTTCTAGTGCTACCCCCATGTCATCTGTAGTTAGCAATTCAATCACAATTTGGGGGTCGGCAATTCGACCCACCGCATTAATGCGGGGGCCGAGTCTAAAGCCAATATCTTCCGGCTTTAAAGATTTTTGATTTTGGATTTTGGATTTTGGATTAAGTGATTGATAATTGCTAATTGCTGAAGTGGAGTTCTCCCCATTGACTCCGCTTTCCTGCACTCCTGACATTTGAATTAATGCTTGGACTCCGGCTAGCTGAGATTCGGGTAGCATTTGCAAACCGCGTTTTACCCAGCGGCGGTTGACACCGGTTAGAGGTGCCAAATCAGCGATCGTACCTAGTGTAAATAATTCCAGCATCGGCTTTACTAAGCCTTTCGCTTTGCCTAGCTGTTGCGCTAGAGAAACTGCCAAAATATAAGCAACGCCAACTCCAGCCAGACTGCGATATGGTGAGGATTCTGGAATCAATTTGGGATTGAGAATGGCGTCAGCAGGTGGTAGCTGTGGCGGAATGTCGTGGTGATCGGTAACGATAACTTTTATACCCAACTGCCGCGCTCGATCGATCGGATCGTAAGCTGAAATACCGTTATCTACCGTTAAAATTAGCTTGACATCTTCTGTGTAAAATTCTTCTACAATGCGTTTATTTATACCATAACCTTCGCTCATCCGACTGGGAATGGCATAGTCAACCAAAGCACCTAACCAGCGCAGGCTACGCAGCAGCAAAGCGGTGCTAGTCATACCATCAGCATCGTAGTCGCCGCAAATAGCAATTTTTTCTTGATTTTTTATTGCTTTTTGCAATAATTCCAGACTCATCGCCAAATCGGGAAATTCTTCGATTGGCGAAGGCAAAAGTTGAGATTCCGGATCTAAAAATGCTTGTACTTCTGCCGCCGTCTCGATGCCTCGGTTAAGCAATACCTGCGCCAACAATGGGGACAGGTTATTTGCCATCGCTAGTTTTTCGGCTTTTTCTGGCAATTCTGGATAAATATGCCATCGCTGGTTTGGCAATCGTTTATTGTGCATTAGAAAACCAAAACATTACCGGGAATTTCCGTATCGTAGATAGCGCGATCGTCATCATAGTAGCTGCTGGGGTACAAATCTAAGTTGACGGTTTGAGAATTCGGCTTCACAATCTTGCCTTGCAATCCGATTTTTTGTTGATTTGTCCAGTACAGGACAGAAAGACCGTGTTCGTTATTTCTGAGTTTGAATTTAAATCTGCGCCTTTCTTTTGGTTTTATAGTAATTTGGTCGGTGTAGGACGGTATTTCGATTTGAACTGTCTCCGATGTTTGATTTCTTACCTGTAAACTAATCGGCATTTCTGGCTTTAGCGCTTTTCCCGTCTTCAAAAATTTCGGGCCTGCGATCGCTGTACTAAATATTACAACAGGAGTAGCGAACAGAGCAGTTGCTAACAACAGAAAGCGTGGAAGTTTAGGCATAACAGTTGCTACCAAAATTTGGTTTCAAATTTAATACCAACAAGCCATAGTATATAGAAAGTACAGTTTTTTTGATGATTCTGACCAAAAATTTACCTTTTTTTAAAATACAGTAACGCGACCGTCGTTGAGAATGTAGATAGAGCGATCGCCTGGAGGACGACCGCCAGGACGCAACTCGATCCGCAGCGTGTCCTCATCCGGCTTGGAAAGTCTCGTCACCAACGACAGACCCGTCGCATCCCAAAACACCACCGACAAATTCGGTTCCGTTCCCGTCCACCTTTGAAATCTGACCTCCTGTCCCGGTCGCAGGGGAAATGCGTCCGTATCCTGCACCTTTTCCAAAAGCACAATGCTGCTTGTACGGTTGACAACCTGTATATTTACCCGCTGTCCGGGTATAAACCCAAGTGGCGGCGGCGGACACTTGGAAGCGCAAGTACCTGCCAGTGTTAGCTGAGGATGTTCTGCGTAGTTTAGGAAGACCCCAGTTACCACTAGCACCGCCGATAGAAGTTTAGAAATAGAACAAGGCATCGGGACTTCAGGTTAATTTTTCAATGTATAATATAGTTTGAATTATAGCTAGCATATTATTTAATGAATGTAAAAAAATCGGAATGTAAATAGAACCAGTTTTCAGGCGAGCTATTCCAAGTAAAAGACCTAAAAACAAAAGACTAACTATAAAGTATAAATCATATTGTAAATGTATTATTGCCCAAATTAATGCTGTTATTGATATTGCTCCTGTAGCACCCAACTTTGAAGATTTTATTCCCGCAAATAGGAATCCTCTAAATAAAAGCTCTTCAAATAAGGGGCC encodes:
- a CDS encoding YkgJ family cysteine cluster protein, which produces MATWLCVKQCGACCHLDPADRPDLDEYLSPEELELYLSMVGEGGWCINFDPINRECRIYAKRPRFCRVQADVFQDMYGIEAEELNDFAIECCLQQIEGVYGDRSLELLRFNREVGE
- the psb30 gene encoding photosystem II reaction center protein Ycf12/Psb30, with amino-acid sequence MADFPVQSFTCWVSLGGKMDFLSGILSPITSLNWEVIAQLVLLALIVLAGPAVIVVLATRGGDL
- a CDS encoding single-stranded-DNA-specific exonuclease RecJ; the protein is MHNKRLPNQRWHIYPELPEKAEKLAMANNLSPLLAQVLLNRGIETAAEVQAFLDPESQLLPSPIEEFPDLAMSLELLQKAIKNQEKIAICGDYDADGMTSTALLLRSLRWLGALVDYAIPSRMSEGYGINKRIVEEFYTEDVKLILTVDNGISAYDPIDRARQLGIKVIVTDHHDIPPQLPPADAILNPKLIPESSPYRSLAGVGVAYILAVSLAQQLGKAKGLVKPMLELFTLGTIADLAPLTGVNRRWVKRGLQMLPESQLAGVQALIQMSGVQESGVNGENSTSAISNYQSLNPKSKIQNQKSLKPEDIGFRLGPRINAVGRIADPQIVIELLTTDDMGVALERAMQCEQINKHRQELCEQIEQEAIAWCEQSQIDLQQERVLVVVQPNWHHGVIGIVASRLVERYGVPVFIGTYEEDEHIRGSARGIPEFHVFEALLFCEDLLGKFGGHKAAGGFSLPAKNLAQLRSRLSIFAHKCLQPEHLKPLLKIDVKTDLARIDYELYQQIDALHPCGIENSAPIFFSPNVRVVEQQIVGKGHVKLTLAQESSSLTIKAIAWRWGDYLPLPSPVDIAYRLRENNFNGNKTVELELVGVRPSVVPIDRSLTLPLKAEFYYKERRYTCGFFAKDASHELRIRNAEGKVLAIEIGQTTGLLGNSREEAKEVDISQPFYSHLVDAAYTALEIAKGKI